A genome region from Sander vitreus isolate 19-12246 chromosome 21, sanVit1, whole genome shotgun sequence includes the following:
- the arl3b gene encoding ADP-ribosylation factor-like protein 3 translates to MRLTSPSLVTLGGVSRREGIKMGLLSILRKLKSTPDQEVRILLLGLDNGGKTTLLKQLASEDISHITPTQGFNIKSVQSQGFKLNVWDIGGQRKIRPYWRNYFENTDVLIYVIDSADRKRFEETGQELAELLDEEKLSGVPVLIFANKQDLLTAAPASEIAEGLNLHTIRDRMWQIQSCSALTGEGIQEGMNWVCKSVNSKKK, encoded by the exons ATGCGTCTGACGTCACCCTCCTTAGTAACCCTCGGCGGCGTCTCTAGGAGAGAAGGCATCAAGATG GGATTGCTGTCCATCCTACGTAAGCTAAAGAGCACACCAGACCAGGAGGTCAGGATACTGCTGCTGGGTCTGGACAACGGCGGGAAGACCACCTTGCTCAAACAGCTGGCATCTGAGGATATCAGCCATATCACCCCCACACAG GGATTCAACATTAAGAGCGTCCAGTCTCAGGGGTTTAAACTCAATGTTTGGGACATTGGAGGCCAGAGGAAGATCAGGCCGTACTGGAGAAACTACTTTGAAAACACAGATGTGCTG ATATATGTCATTGACAGCGCTGACAGAAAGAGATTTGAGGAGACTGGTCAG gagCTGGCAGAGTTGTTAGATGAAGAGAAGTTGAGTGGCGTTCCCGTGCTGATCTTTGCAAACAAGCAGGACCTGCTGACAGCCGCCCCGGCCTCCGAGATCGCAGAGGGTCTCAATCTGCACACCATCCGGGATCGCATGTGGCAGATCCAGTCCTGCTCTGCCCTCACTGGGGAGGGGATTCAG GAGGGCATGAATTGGGTG